The Arachis hypogaea cultivar Tifrunner chromosome 16, arahy.Tifrunner.gnm2.J5K5, whole genome shotgun sequence genome contains a region encoding:
- the LOC140179962 gene encoding uncharacterized protein, with protein sequence MILANAHLHRTLVDQGSSADILFKPVFDKLGLDEKELRAYPNTLFGLGDTPIKLLGFISLHTTFGKEVKSKTLSIDFIIVDVASAYNALIGRTTLNRLGTVVSTPHLCMKFPTPEGIATIRGDQKLARKCYNESLNLRGKGKEVNTIEFEGVRVKKELRPQPGEKTEEI encoded by the coding sequence ATGATTCTCGCGAACGCTCATCTGCATAGAACCCTAGTGGACCAAGGGAGCTCGGCAGACATCCTATTCAAACCCGTATTTGACAAGCTAGGGCTGGACGAGAaggagttaagagcctaccctaACACTCTCTTCGGGTTAGGGGATACTCCCATTAAGCTACTGGGCTTCATTTCCctacacactacttttggaaaGGAGGTGAAATCAAAGACTTTAAGCATCGACTTCATTATCGTCGATGTAGCATctgcctacaatgccttaataggcaGAACAACCCTAAATCGGCTTGGAACAGTGGTTTCTACCCCCCATctttgcatgaagttcccaacaccGGAAGGGATCGCCACCATCAGAGGGGATCAGAAGCTGGCGAGAAAgtgttacaatgaaagcctgaacctgagaggTAAAGGCAAGGAAGTCAATACCATTGAGTTCGAAGGAGTCCGAGTTAAGAAAGAGCTACGACCACAACCTGGAGAAAAGACTGAAGAGATATAG